The nucleotide sequence GATTTAAACCTTACAACCTTTTCGTTATTAACCACACTAAACTCACTAAGTTTTAGATATTTTTGTTTTCTTCACGTTCTAACCTGTTTCTGCTTAGTCTTTGCCTAATTCGTGACTAAGCCTTTTTCTTTCACTTCACCTTTGGTTTATTTTTATATTTTTGCATCAAAAAAGGTGACATAAATAACTACTATAAATTAATAGTTTCATATGTATTGTGTGTGTTTTATATTTTTGCATTAAAAAATATAAAGGTTTCTATTTTAACTAATTTATATAACTAGTTGTAATATTGTATTGTTTATTTGTTGTTCTTTTTATAATGATTGTTGGAACTAGGCGTTCCGAAAATAATTATTTAGGAATAGATAAAATATTAAGGTCAAAATTTCTCGTTAATATATTTATTTATATCCATCATAATTTTAAAATGGGTCGAAAGTTAAAGAGTGAAAAGAAATATATGTTTATAATATTGAAGCAATAGGTCCACCTAATATATAATTTTTTCAAATTCTAAAAATTTCATTATGACTTCATCCAGAAGTTTATAATCTATTCAGGCTCAATTGAATCTTAATTTAAACATAGTTTTCTCCTTTAAAAATTTATTTACATAATTTATACCATTTTTTTCCCGACTTGTCACTAAAAACTAGGATTTTCTCACTAGTTTTTAGTGGTCTTTTTCTCTTTATTTAAATAATTTTCTTATATTTTCCCTATCTAAATCCCCTATAAGAATTAATTTATTGTTTCTTTTCACCCTTTCTTCAACTAGTTCATATTCTCCATTTACAATATTAAATGAACAATTCCCCAAAAAACCCTTTCCTCTGAGGACCTTTCCATACTGCTCAGAGGACAATGTTTCCAATATCTGTTTTAATCTTTCTATGTCTATTTTAAAATCCGTTATAGACATACTTTTTATGTCTTTAATTTCAAAAATAGTTTTTGCTTTGGAGTTTATTTCTTTCAGTGATCTTTCTATTTCAGAGATATTTTCAACTTCTAGATCATCTATTTTACTTATATAGAGGGTTTTGGCATTTTCTATTTGATCCATGAAGAAACTACCGAATATCTCTATCTGCTCCAGATAATTTTTTCCGTCAATAACCGTAGTTACCGCAACAATCTCGCATCTTTTGGATATCTTTTTACTTTTTAATATCTTTAATATTTCTCCTAATATCCCCAAGCCTGTAGGCTCAATTATTATCCTGTCGATATCATTTTCTATTATCTTTTCCAGAGATTCCTTAAAGTTTTCCTTTAAGACACAGCAGATACATCCGCTGGAGATCTCTTCTATTTTTACCCCTTCCACTATAAATTCACTGTCTATGGATATATCCCCGAATTCATTTTCAATTAAAACTATTTTTTCTTCACTAAACTCTTCTTTCAACTCTTTTAATCTCTTGTTTATAAAAGTGGTTTTCCCCGCTCCTAAAAATCCAGAAACAATTTCAACCTTAATCATCCTCATCACCTACTTTGATATTGTTATAATCCCATCTATACAAACCTTTTTTTTATTTATTATTTTCTATAAAAATTCTTATCTCTTCATAACTAGCTCTTCCCCATTTAGATACAGTCTCTAAATTTTCGATAGGAGTCGTATTGATACAAGAACACCCAAATGCCATAAGATAATTGTCATATTTTCTCATTTTATTATGTAGTTCAGCGGTTTTATCAGTTACCTCATCCACACTACCCCTTCCAAGAAGATATATAGGGTCTAGATTTCCTATAACTACTTTATCTTTAGGAAAAATTTCTATAATCTCTTCCATATCCATTATTTGATCAAAACTAAATGCATCTATTGGAGTCTCTAATATATAAGGATAAATCCTACTTGTATCTCCACATATATGCACACATTTCCAGCAGTCTAAATTTTTGAAAATTTTATTTAGATTATCTAATACCATCTCAGGAAACTTTTTTGGTGCCAACATAACTGTAGATGGTTCTGCTATAGATATCATCTTTACACCTGCTCCTACTATGGCTTTTGCATATCTATCCACTACCTCACCTGTAAATTCTAAAAGTTTTTTTACAAAGTCAGGATTTTTTATGGTTGCCTTGAGTAATCCTGTGGCTCCAGCTAACTGTACAGCCATCGTAAAAGGTCCTTGTAGAGATACAAACAATGGTTTATCTATATTTTCTGAAATAAGATTTAACGATTTCAAATTAGTTTTCATCCTTTTATTTGTATATGGATCAGGAATCTCTAATTTTTCTAAATCTTCCACAGTTTTTATCGGATGATCCATTACCATGGAAAAGTCATACCCTGGCTTTTTAAGAGCAACTCCCATAACATCACAGAATAGATTTCCTTCATCTAAAGCATAGATAAAATCACTAGGAAATTTTTCCTCCATCTTCTTTGCCAGCATCAACTGCTCTTCGGGAGAAGCATAGATCTCTTCCATGGGTTTTTCTACCATAATAGGTCCATTGGCTCCCATAAATGGCAGGAGATATCCCCTTTCCTCCCGATTTATATATTCCATTAAAGTCATAATTTATCTCCTCTTTATAATTTCTACAAGTTTATCCTTTATAACCATATATTTGTTGTAATCTACAGAATAATTCATATCTACAGTAAATTCTTCCGTAGCTTTCATGTCTTTTTTATCTCCTAAAACTTCCATCATAAGAGTCTCTATTCTTTCCCTTCCGATCTTCTTTTCAGCCATCTTCATTATTTCCTGATCCTGAATTCCAAACCTCAGATTTTCCCACCTTATAGATCTTATAGGTTTCATATCTTTCCCAGGATAAACAAAGAACATATCTCCTGCCTTCCATCTGGGATATTTATAGCTGACATTTTCAAAGGGCTTGCTTGTCCAGAGTGCATAGTCCCATCTTAAAAAACCATTTAGTCCCATATAGTAGGAGTACCAGCCTGTCAACCTACTTTCCATCAGTGGTGAACTTATGAAGTGGTTTAATTTATCCGGGAACCAGCATACATACCAGGTTAATTTTCCTTTTATTTTTTCTTCTATATCTTTTAAAATGTTTTTACTTTTTAATAGTAGAGGCAGAGAAAGAGATACATCTGAAATCCCATCCAATCTATCGGTAAAACTATCTTCATGGAGGGCAGTTTTTATAAGAAGATCCATTTCAGCTGAATCCTTTAAAAATTTTGACCATTTTTTAAAGGACTCTGGATTTTTAGGCATATCGCTGATTACCCTTACTCTGTCCATAAGGTTCTTTTCATTAAAAAATTCAAATACCTGTCTGATATATTCTCCCAGATCTTTTTTATTGTCTATGTAGCCATGGGTTCGACTCTCTTCTGAAAAGAAACTTATCCTTATATAATCGTCATAATCCTTTAGAGGGTTCCCAAAATCTGTCCTCTGCCAGCTTGCCAAAAGACCAAAGATATCAATCTCATTTTTCATCCCGTATTTAAAGCAAATCTCCAAATATCTTTCCAAGGCAGTAAAGTCACACTGTATCTTCCCTTTTATATCTTTTTTTACTCCTATGATATTATGTTCAAAGAGATTTGAACAATTTTCCTCTACCTGGAAGCATCCCTGTCCCTCCCAGGAAAAATCAGAAGCCACCACAGTGATCACTTTTTCTCCCAGTGAAGCCAGCTCCGCTGTATAATTCTCTATTATCTTAAAGTGATCATCACTCCAAAATTCTACCTCATACATCCTTGCCCAAGATGAAAGGTGCTGCCATAGATCCAGGTGAAAGTCAGATTCTTTCAACTCAGGGAGAATTTTATCTACTACAGCGATATCTAAGTTTATAACCTGCTCCTTTATCTCTGTATCATACCCTTCCTGACTCAATAAATTTATGGTAATATTCAGGTTATCTCCACAATATTCTTTATCCACTCTTCCCTCTACCCAGATCATAGTCGGTTTACCTGCCTCATTGTATAGATACTCCTTCTTCAATATAGGATCTGTTATGAGGGTCTTTGAATCATCATCCAATACATATCCCAGAAAATATCCTTTAAGGTCTGTATTTTCTCTTTTTTCAAGGTCTATTCTCACCCTTTTTTTCAATCCTTTATAACCTATGTGGTTATGAGATCCCAGAGAGAGCAGTATACTTTCTTCACTGGTTAGGGCTATCTGAAATGCAAATTTCTCACCCTTTAATACCCTTAAATTTAATTTATCTTCCACAGGAAGACTGGTACCGTCTATATGTTTGAATGCTGAATTATAAAGTTTATATTGAATATTCATCGATTTCTCCTATTGGTAATTTAAATTTTCTGTCCATGGAAAGGGAAGTGGAAATACCGTATCTATTAACTCATCCAATTTCCCTCCATCTATACTTTTTTTATCTTCTTTTTTCTCAAAAATTAATTCGAGGAGTTCCCTATGAGATTGTATTTCCAATTTTTCTGATCCTAAACTCAGTTGATATTTACCATTTTTTTCCATAACTTGTAATTTTTCTATCTCTTCATCTATACAGTATTGTTTAAAATATGGCTTTAACTCCTCCATGAGGCCCACAAAGTCTACTATCTTTAGAACTCCCGAAAGATACTCCTCTTCTCCTCGGTATCCTGCAGGAGCTACTTCTCCATGAGGTAGAATATAATCAATTTTATCCACTCCTAATTGATTTCCTAGAAGAGCCAGAGCATCAAATATTTCACTCTTGTCTCCGACAGCTTCCTTTACTACTATTCTTTCAGGTATTTTTTTCAGGATTATATATCCCCTTAGACCATCTTTATCTTCCAGTACATATCTTTTATACGATGTATTTCCAAAGGGAAAGGTTCCTGAATCTATAAGAGTTTCAAAATCTCTACCCAGCCTTAAATACCTGGTCCCTTGAGAATTATAGATCTTCTTTATAGGTAAAATATCCTCTTCCCTATACTCTCTAACAATAAACTTTAAAGTCGGAAGACCAGCAGAAATTTTGTATCTCCTGCAATTTTTTACCTCACTGGCTCCCCAGTTTTTATACAAACTTCTCGTGCTGGATATAAGGCATAGATTTACTCCTATCTCCTTCATTCTATTTTCCACATCTTTTAAAACTTTTGAAGAATATCCCCTTCCCCTATAATTAGGATGGGTACATACAGCCCCTATAGATCCTGCCGATATGGGTATTCCCTCTATCAAGATCTTTTGAGGGAGGAAATTTACAATAGAGATTATATCTTTATCATCTTTTATTATCCTCATATTTTCCCTATTTTCAGATAAAAGCAGCAACGGGAATTCCTTCTCCATTGTGTGAGGAAGATCTCCCCTGCCGGTCCTGAATACACAATTTATAAGATCGATTACCTCTTCCACCTCATTTTTTTCGGTTCCTCTTACCTCTATAGTTTCTATCCCTTTAATCCTGATAGTGCCACCCCCTCTTCAAACTGTCTCTGAAGGAGGATATAAAATAGAAATGAAGGTAAAAATGTCATAGTAGCTCCCGCCATGACCAACCCGTAATTAACAGTATACTGGGCATTCATACTGGCCATCCCCACTGTAAGGGTTCTCATAGGATCTGATGTAGTAGCTATAAGAGGCCACAAAAATTCATTCCAAGCCCCTATAAATGTGAATATTGAAAGAGCTATTATTGCCGGTTTTATAAGCGGCAGCACTATCTCCATAAATATTTTAAATTCTGAGCATCCATCTATTCTGGCAGAGTCCATGAGATCTCTCGGTACCTTTAAGATACTCTGTCTCATTATGAATACTCCCACAGCAGTTGGAAGAGGAAGTATTAACGCCATATAAGTATTTAACCACCCTAGATGCCTCATTATTACATAGAGAGGCAGGAGAGTTACCTGGGAAGGTACAATAAGAGTTAATAACATAAAGAAAAATATCTTTTCCCTCCCCTTAAACTCTAATTTTGCAAAGGCATACCCTGCCATAGAACTAAATATCACATTTAAAACTACTCCGCTCAGGGAAATAAATAAACTATTTAGAAAATATCTAATAAAATTTGTGTTATAAAAAATCTCTTTATAATTTCTCAATGTCAAATCGTCTAGAGCAAACTTAAAATTATAAGCCGTATAAGTTACCCTTAGAGATGTCATAAACATATAGAGAAATGGAATTATCATAAAGCTGGAGATTAATATTAAAATCAGCCTGCCTAATTGTTTTTTCATCCTTTCCTCCTAATAAACTTCTGATTTATCTTTCTTTAAAAATCTTTTCTGAACTATCGCTGCAAGAGCCGAAAAGAAAAGTAATATATTGGCGATTGTCATAGCATACCCTGCATTTAAATTTTTAAATGCATTGTTATATATATGGAGGACAAGGGTCATAGAAGAATTTCCAGGCCCTCCTCCTGTCAATGTATAGATTAGATCAAAGGTCTGAAGTGACCAAACCATACCTAAAAAAACTACCATAATTGTCGTAGGTTTTAATAATGGAAGAGTTATATGATAAAAAACACTCCACCTACCTGCTCCATCTACCTTGGCAGCCTCTGTATAATTTTTAGGGATTTCCATCAACCCGGCGATATATAGGATCATAAAGTAACCTGTATTCTTCCATACTGTTATTCCCATAAGAACAAATAACACTATAGACGAATCTCCTAACCAGTTAGGTTGTGTTATATTTAATATATTAAGGATCATATTAAGGGGAGAACTTTCTCCATTTAATAGTATTCTCCATACAATACTTACTAATACCATAGATGAGATTACAGGAACAAACATAGCTCCCTTTACAAATTCTGTCAATCTGCTTTTCCCTCTGCTTACCAGCCAGCTAGCCATAAATAAAGAAAATATAGTTTGAGCAGGAACTACTCCCAATGTAAATAAAAAAGTATTTTTCAGAGATGCCTTAAAAGTTTTATCTAAAAGAAGATCTTTATAATTTGAAAGGCCTACAAATCCTGGCGCCTTTATGATGTTATAGTCTGTAAAACTAAAATATATTGAAAGAAAAATAGGAATCACATAAAAAGTAAACAGTAGGAGGCTGAGGGGCCCTATAAAACCATAGGGCTTTCCTTTACCTGCTAACCTTTTTATGCAAAATCTTTTCTTAGGTTGTTCATTACTTAAAAGAATTTCTACGTTTTGCATATCCAGCTCCTTATTATTTAGCTAATAATCTATTAGAATACTCTGCTGCTTCATCTAAAGATTCCTTAGCACTTTTTTCTCCAGCCATCATCATTTGAAGCTGTTTCCAAAGATATTCATATATC is from Psychrilyobacter atlanticus DSM 19335 and encodes:
- a CDS encoding CobW family GTP-binding protein — encoded protein: MIKVEIVSGFLGAGKTTFINKRLKELKEEFSEEKIVLIENEFGDISIDSEFIVEGVKIEEISSGCICCVLKENFKESLEKIIENDIDRIIIEPTGLGILGEILKILKSKKISKRCEIVAVTTVIDGKNYLEQIEIFGSFFMDQIENAKTLYISKIDDLEVENISEIERSLKEINSKAKTIFEIKDIKSMSITDFKIDIERLKQILETLSSEQYGKVLRGKGFLGNCSFNIVNGEYELVEERVKRNNKLILIGDLDRENIRKLFK
- a CDS encoding uroporphyrinogen decarboxylase family protein; protein product: MTLMEYINREERGYLLPFMGANGPIMVEKPMEEIYASPEEQLMLAKKMEEKFPSDFIYALDEGNLFCDVMGVALKKPGYDFSMVMDHPIKTVEDLEKLEIPDPYTNKRMKTNLKSLNLISENIDKPLFVSLQGPFTMAVQLAGATGLLKATIKNPDFVKKLLEFTGEVVDRYAKAIVGAGVKMISIAEPSTVMLAPKKFPEMVLDNLNKIFKNLDCWKCVHICGDTSRIYPYILETPIDAFSFDQIMDMEEIIEIFPKDKVVIGNLDPIYLLGRGSVDEVTDKTAELHNKMRKYDNYLMAFGCSCINTTPIENLETVSKWGRASYEEIRIFIENNK
- a CDS encoding DUF4091 domain-containing protein translates to MNIQYKLYNSAFKHIDGTSLPVEDKLNLRVLKGEKFAFQIALTSEESILLSLGSHNHIGYKGLKKRVRIDLEKRENTDLKGYFLGYVLDDDSKTLITDPILKKEYLYNEAGKPTMIWVEGRVDKEYCGDNLNITINLLSQEGYDTEIKEQVINLDIAVVDKILPELKESDFHLDLWQHLSSWARMYEVEFWSDDHFKIIENYTAELASLGEKVITVVASDFSWEGQGCFQVEENCSNLFEHNIIGVKKDIKGKIQCDFTALERYLEICFKYGMKNEIDIFGLLASWQRTDFGNPLKDYDDYIRISFFSEESRTHGYIDNKKDLGEYIRQVFEFFNEKNLMDRVRVISDMPKNPESFKKWSKFLKDSAEMDLLIKTALHEDSFTDRLDGISDVSLSLPLLLKSKNILKDIEEKIKGKLTWYVCWFPDKLNHFISSPLMESRLTGWYSYYMGLNGFLRWDYALWTSKPFENVSYKYPRWKAGDMFFVYPGKDMKPIRSIRWENLRFGIQDQEIMKMAEKKIGRERIETLMMEVLGDKKDMKATEEFTVDMNYSVDYNKYMVIKDKLVEIIKRR
- a CDS encoding GNAT family N-acetyltransferase: MRIKGIETIEVRGTEKNEVEEVIDLINCVFRTGRGDLPHTMEKEFPLLLLSENRENMRIIKDDKDIISIVNFLPQKILIEGIPISAGSIGAVCTHPNYRGRGYSSKVLKDVENRMKEIGVNLCLISSTRSLYKNWGASEVKNCRRYKISAGLPTLKFIVREYREEDILPIKKIYNSQGTRYLRLGRDFETLIDSGTFPFGNTSYKRYVLEDKDGLRGYIILKKIPERIVVKEAVGDKSEIFDALALLGNQLGVDKIDYILPHGEVAPAGYRGEEEYLSGVLKIVDFVGLMEELKPYFKQYCIDEEIEKLQVMEKNGKYQLSLGSEKLEIQSHRELLELIFEKKEDKKSIDGGKLDELIDTVFPLPFPWTENLNYQ
- a CDS encoding carbohydrate ABC transporter permease, translated to MKKQLGRLILILISSFMIIPFLYMFMTSLRVTYTAYNFKFALDDLTLRNYKEIFYNTNFIRYFLNSLFISLSGVVLNVIFSSMAGYAFAKLEFKGREKIFFFMLLTLIVPSQVTLLPLYVIMRHLGWLNTYMALILPLPTAVGVFIMRQSILKVPRDLMDSARIDGCSEFKIFMEIVLPLIKPAIIALSIFTFIGAWNEFLWPLIATTSDPMRTLTVGMASMNAQYTVNYGLVMAGATMTFLPSFLFYILLQRQFEEGVALSGLKG
- a CDS encoding carbohydrate ABC transporter permease, coding for MQNVEILLSNEQPKKRFCIKRLAGKGKPYGFIGPLSLLLFTFYVIPIFLSIYFSFTDYNIIKAPGFVGLSNYKDLLLDKTFKASLKNTFLFTLGVVPAQTIFSLFMASWLVSRGKSRLTEFVKGAMFVPVISSMVLVSIVWRILLNGESSPLNMILNILNITQPNWLGDSSIVLFVLMGITVWKNTGYFMILYIAGLMEIPKNYTEAAKVDGAGRWSVFYHITLPLLKPTTIMVVFLGMVWSLQTFDLIYTLTGGGPGNSSMTLVLHIYNNAFKNLNAGYAMTIANILLFFSALAAIVQKRFLKKDKSEVY